The nucleotide window TATCTTGAACCAGATTTTCACGTATAGAAAGATCGCTTTGTTATTAAATTGTGACCAGTGCAAAATTATCAATCAAGATGGTGTCTGATCGCCAAGAGTTATTCAAGAAGACAATACTGAAACACCTTTATTTCAACAAGGAGTTGTCCTGTACCGACCTGACGCAGTTGACCGGCAAGAGTCTTCCGCATACAACCAAGGCATTAAATGAGCTGGTGAAAGAGGGATTGGTGATGGAATCGGGGTATGCCATTTCTACCGGAGGGCGCAGGCCGCAGATGTATTCTGTGCGGCAGGATTACATGTATATACTTTCTGTGGCGATGGACCAGTTTATGACCAGTATATGTATACTGGACATGGGCAACAAACTGATCGGAGAAGAGCACGTACTGGAATTGAATTTATCTGCTCATCCGGATGGTATTTCCATACTGGGGCAGGAGTTGAAGCAGGTCATTGAGCAATCGGGTATTCCCAGAGATAAGTTTGCCGGCATTGGTATTGGCATGCCGGGATTTGTAGATGTCACAAAGGGTGTCAACTATTCTTTTTTTGACACGTCTGTCAACAGTATTAACGAATATCTGGAGTTGGTGACCGGTGTACCGGTGATTATAGATAATGATTCGAGCCTGATAGCACTGGCGGAATGGAAGCTGGGTGAGGCCCGCAACCGGCAGCATGCTTTGGTGGTGAATATTGGCTGGGGCATTGGTTTGGGCATGGTATTGAATGGCAGCCTTTTCCGCGGAGAAAACGGTTTTGCCGGTGAATTCAGTCACATTCCTTTGTTCACCAACAATAAGATCTGCAGTTGTGGTAAGATGGGTTGTCTGGAAACGGAAACATCGTTGTCGGTGATTGCAGAAAAAGCGATGGCTGGTATCCGGGATGGCAGGACCACTGTTATGAAAAATCTGTCAATGGAAAACAGGATCGCCACTTATCATCAGATCATGGATGCGGCGATCAAGGGAGATAAATATGCGGTAGAGTTATTGTCGGAGGCAGGGTATCATATAGGCAGGGGGATCGCGATACTGATCCATCTGTTTAACCCTAAACTGGTGATACTGAGCGGACGGGGAACGAAGGCCGGCAAGTTATGGCTGGCGCCCGTGCAGCATGCATTGAATGAGCACTGTATACCAAAAATCGCTGAGAATGTAGAGATAAAAATTTCGTCGCTGGGCTATGCTGCGGAGAGATTAGGTGCAGCAGCACTTGTTATGGAAAATATGGACAGAGGCCAACTGAAATAAGCATCATTTTAATTTTTTAAGGATCATCAAATATAAAACGGCACCGGAAGGCTGTATGGGGCTTCGTGTGCTGTAACAAAACTGTGTCTTCATTTATTTCATAAAAATCAAAATTTACCGCAATGAAAAGGTGGTTAGGCTTTTTGCTGCTAACTTGTTTAGTGGCCATCTGCTGTCAAAGCGTTTATGCGCAGGAGAAAAAATGGGTATCCGGTACCCTGAAGGATGGCTCCGGCGCTCCTATTATCTATGCAACCGTACTTGAAAAAGGTACTACCAATGGTGCTACCACCAATGAAAAAGGTGCTTTCCGCCTGCAGGTGGGTTCGAATGCTACCCTGGTGATCACCAGTGTTGGTTTTACCAAACTGGAAGTACCAGCAGGTGGTAATCTGAACCTGGTGATGGAAGATGCTTCCAAAGGATTGAATGAAGTAGTGGTAACCGCTTTGGGTATCAGCCGTCAGAAAAAATCCGTGGGTTATTCCATGCAGGAAGTAAAAAGCAACACGCTGGTAGAGGCGCATGAAACGAACGTGACTAACGCGCTGACCGGCGTGGTGGCAGGTTTGCAGATCAACCGCTCCAGCACCGGCCCTGGTGGTTCTTCCAAAATCAACCTGCGCGGTAATAATTCCCTGACAGGTAAAAACCAGCCACTGATCGTAGTTGACGGAGTACCTATCGATAACTTCGTGGGCGTAGTAGGTGGTAAAGACGGTACCAACGATTACTGGAATCCTTCCACAGATATGGGTAACGGTCTGGCTGACCTGAACGCCAATGATATCGCCAGCATGTCTGTACTGAAAGGCCCTGCTGCTGCTGCGCTGTATGGTAGCCGTGGAGGTAATGGTGTGATCCTCATCACCACTAAAACCGGTAAGAAAAACAATGGTGTAGGTATCACGGTATCGTCTACACTGGGTTTTGAAAGCATTTTCATGCGTCCTGAACGCCAGAAAACCTTTGGACAAGGTTTAAATGGCTCTTTCAGCCCGACAGAAAGTGCGAGCTGGGGTGCGAAGATCGAAGGCCAGGAAATATCCAACTGGGATGGTAAAAAAGAAGCACTTCGTTATTACGACAATGCAAAAAGCTTTTACGGTACAGGTGTGAATCATAACCAGAATATCTCTTTCCAGCAGCAACTGGACAAAACTTCTGTGTACACCTCCCTGAATTATATGAACGACAAGAGCATGGTGCCTGGTACCAAATATTCCCGCGTAAACCTGACCAGCAGGGTTACCAGCAAATTTGGCGCTCAGGACAGGCTGACCACCGACTTCAAGGTACAGTATAACAATACCAACGCGTTAAACAGACCTGCCACAGGTTCTAACGCCAGAAACTACGCTACCCTGTTGTATACCATGCCTACTTCTATAGATGTTACCCAGTTCAAAGATCCGCTGAATGAATTCGGTAAAATGCGCTGGTATTCCAATGGTAATGATGTAAACCCTTACTGGTCCAGCAAGTATATGCTTAACCAGGATATCCGTAACCGTTTTATCATGAACGGTAGTGTGAAATATCAATTCACTGATTGGTTGAATGCGGAAGTAAAAGCGGGTGGTGATATGTATACTACCAATTTCGATAGCAAAACATATGTAGGTAGTCCTTCATCTCCTAATGGTGCTTACAGTGTCGGAAAACAGACTTTTTCTGAAATCAACTACAGTTCACTCATCACTGCCAAAAAAGATAACCTGATTGGTAAACTGAGTGGTACTGTGAGCGTTGGCGGTAACCTGATGAAACAGAAGAGTACCCGTCTGGCTACTTCTACCGGTGAGCTGGTGGTGCCTAACCTCTTTATGATCAACAACTCTGCTGGTAACCCCAGTATTACCGATGAACAGTTTGATCACCGGATCAATTCCCTGTATGGTGTAATGGGCCTTAACTGGGACAGTTATCTGTTCCTGGATGTAACAGCGCGTAATGACTGGTCTTCTACACTGAGCCCTGATAACAGGTCTTATTTCTATCCTTCCGTAAGTCTGTCTTACCTGTTCACTGAGCACATCAAATCACTGCCTGAGTGGCTGAGCTATGGTAAGGTAAGAGCTTCCTACGCTGTTGTGGGTAATGATATGAACCCTTATCAGCTGTATAATACCTATGTGATTGGTAAAGATCCGAATGGTAATGTTACTGCCGCCAGGAAGAATATCTTCTTCGATAAGAATGTAAAGAGTGAGCTGATCAAATCAAAGGAAATAGGTGCTGAATTCCGTTTTGTGGACAGCCGCTTTGGACTTGATTTTACCTACTACAAAACCAATGCGACCAATCAGTTAATCGATTTACCTATGGATCCTGCCAGTGGTTATGCTTACAGGAAAATCAACGCAGGTAATATCCAGAACAGTGGTATCGAGATCATGGCAGATGCTAAAATCCTGAACGAAGGAAAACTGGTATGGAATGTTTCCGGTAACCTCTCTATCAACCGTAACAAAATTATTGATATCAACAGTGCTGCAGGTATAGATATCTATCCGCTGGGTGGTTTTGATGCCGTGTCTATCCTGGCTAAATCCGGTAGCCTGTATGGTGATATTTACGGTAGTAAACTGAGCCGCGTAACGGATGTGAAGAGCCCTTATTACGGTCAGGTAATAGTAGATAAAAACGGTCTTCCTTCTATCGACGGAAAGAGTGTATTGCTGGGTAATCAGCAGTCCAAAGCAATGGTAGGTATTACCAACAATTTCGTCTACAAAAACTTCAGCCTGTCTTTCCTCGTGGATGCACGTATTGGTGGCGAGATGTATTCCGTTACCCAACTGGCTATGCAAAAATCCGGTACTGCGGCTGCAACTGCACCTGGTGGCGTAAGAAACGACATGGTAGTATCTGGTGTAATAGACAACGGAGGTGGCAATTATGCGCCTAATACAAAATCCATCACACAGCAGCAATACTGGAGAGCAGTGACCAGTGGTAACCTGGGTGCTGGTGAGATGAATATCTATGATGCTACCAATATCCGTCTGCGTAATGTGCAGGTGAACTACAGTCTGCCTAAAAAAGTATTTGGCCGTATGCCTATACAGGCAGCGAAAATTGGAGTATCCTGCAATAACGTATGGATGATTTCCAGCCATATGAACGGACTGGATCCTGAGTCTGTATTTGCGATAGGTTCCAACGCTACCGGTTTTGAAAATGGTGCGCCTCCAACCACCCGTTCTTTCCTGGTGAACCTTAGCCTTAGTTTCTAACCTTTAATTGCAACTGAAATGAAAAGAATCCTCATAAAATCAGGTTTGTCACTGGCAACTTTTTCCATGCTGTTGTCTGCCTGTAATAAATTTGAAGACCTGAACAAAAACCCGAAGGAAGCTAATGAAAGCCAGGTGCAGGAAGAGTTTCTGATCAATGGTTCTATCATCAATGCACAGATGGACCCGGGCGTAGCTGAACGTTCCTTCGTGTTGATCTGGAAAGCCGCTGCTCACCAGCAACTGGATGATGGTATTACTTCCGGTATCGGAAATGATGAATGGTCCAATGCTTATTATACTTCCTGTACTGGCTGGCTCACCAGCATTAATGCTGCCATTCAGCTGAGTGAGCAGAAAATTCAGGCCGGCTCTGTTAATGAATATACCAGCAATCTCCTGCAGGTAGCCCGTATCTGGCGTGCTTATCTGTTGAGCGAACTGTCCGACAACTATGGTCCTGTTGCTATAGATGCTTATAAGAGCACTAATCCTGACTTTGCGAGTGTAAAGGATGTGTATTATTATCTGCTGGCTGAACTGAAAGATGCCAGTGCCAAGCTGAAAACAGACCAGGCTCCTACAGAAGCCATGAAAAAGCTGGACCCTGCATATAACTACGATTTCAAAAAATGGCAGCGTTATGCTAACTCCATGCGTCTGCGTCTGGCCATGCGTTTATCTGAAGCAGATCCTGCCAAAGCCAAAGCAGAGTTTGAAGCTGCAGTATCCGGTGACCTGATCACTGATATGAGCCAGGCTTTCCAGGTACAGGAAAAACCAGGATGGGACCCGCTGACCGGTGTAATGAGCCGCGAGTGGAATGAGCAGATGATGTCTACTACCATGGAGAACCTCTATAACGGTTTAGGTGGTGTTAAAACTGCTGACCAGCTGACTGATGCTGTTTACCAGCCTTATATCAGACCAGCTGACTGGGCAGGTCTGCAACTGACCGACCATTTCCCGACTACTTCCAATGATCCGCTGGCTGGTTTCTGGTTTGACGGTCTGCCTCAGACCATCGATCCACGCGCCTATAAAGCGTTTATCCCTGGTGGTGATTTCTCCAATCCTAACTTCTGCCGCTATCCTTCCTGGAACCGTAAGGCATGGGAACAAACAGCGCGTCCGCTG belongs to Chitinophaga sp. HK235 and includes:
- a CDS encoding ROK family transcriptional regulator, whose amino-acid sequence is MVSDRQELFKKTILKHLYFNKELSCTDLTQLTGKSLPHTTKALNELVKEGLVMESGYAISTGGRRPQMYSVRQDYMYILSVAMDQFMTSICILDMGNKLIGEEHVLELNLSAHPDGISILGQELKQVIEQSGIPRDKFAGIGIGMPGFVDVTKGVNYSFFDTSVNSINEYLELVTGVPVIIDNDSSLIALAEWKLGEARNRQHALVVNIGWGIGLGMVLNGSLFRGENGFAGEFSHIPLFTNNKICSCGKMGCLETETSLSVIAEKAMAGIRDGRTTVMKNLSMENRIATYHQIMDAAIKGDKYAVELLSEAGYHIGRGIAILIHLFNPKLVILSGRGTKAGKLWLAPVQHALNEHCIPKIAENVEIKISSLGYAAERLGAAALVMENMDRGQLK
- a CDS encoding SusC/RagA family TonB-linked outer membrane protein; translated protein: MKRWLGFLLLTCLVAICCQSVYAQEKKWVSGTLKDGSGAPIIYATVLEKGTTNGATTNEKGAFRLQVGSNATLVITSVGFTKLEVPAGGNLNLVMEDASKGLNEVVVTALGISRQKKSVGYSMQEVKSNTLVEAHETNVTNALTGVVAGLQINRSSTGPGGSSKINLRGNNSLTGKNQPLIVVDGVPIDNFVGVVGGKDGTNDYWNPSTDMGNGLADLNANDIASMSVLKGPAAAALYGSRGGNGVILITTKTGKKNNGVGITVSSTLGFESIFMRPERQKTFGQGLNGSFSPTESASWGAKIEGQEISNWDGKKEALRYYDNAKSFYGTGVNHNQNISFQQQLDKTSVYTSLNYMNDKSMVPGTKYSRVNLTSRVTSKFGAQDRLTTDFKVQYNNTNALNRPATGSNARNYATLLYTMPTSIDVTQFKDPLNEFGKMRWYSNGNDVNPYWSSKYMLNQDIRNRFIMNGSVKYQFTDWLNAEVKAGGDMYTTNFDSKTYVGSPSSPNGAYSVGKQTFSEINYSSLITAKKDNLIGKLSGTVSVGGNLMKQKSTRLATSTGELVVPNLFMINNSAGNPSITDEQFDHRINSLYGVMGLNWDSYLFLDVTARNDWSSTLSPDNRSYFYPSVSLSYLFTEHIKSLPEWLSYGKVRASYAVVGNDMNPYQLYNTYVIGKDPNGNVTAARKNIFFDKNVKSELIKSKEIGAEFRFVDSRFGLDFTYYKTNATNQLIDLPMDPASGYAYRKINAGNIQNSGIEIMADAKILNEGKLVWNVSGNLSINRNKIIDINSAAGIDIYPLGGFDAVSILAKSGSLYGDIYGSKLSRVTDVKSPYYGQVIVDKNGLPSIDGKSVLLGNQQSKAMVGITNNFVYKNFSLSFLVDARIGGEMYSVTQLAMQKSGTAAATAPGGVRNDMVVSGVIDNGGGNYAPNTKSITQQQYWRAVTSGNLGAGEMNIYDATNIRLRNVQVNYSLPKKVFGRMPIQAAKIGVSCNNVWMISSHMNGLDPESVFAIGSNATGFENGAPPTTRSFLVNLSLSF
- a CDS encoding SusD/RagB family nutrient-binding outer membrane lipoprotein, giving the protein MKRILIKSGLSLATFSMLLSACNKFEDLNKNPKEANESQVQEEFLINGSIINAQMDPGVAERSFVLIWKAAAHQQLDDGITSGIGNDEWSNAYYTSCTGWLTSINAAIQLSEQKIQAGSVNEYTSNLLQVARIWRAYLLSELSDNYGPVAIDAYKSTNPDFASVKDVYYYLLAELKDASAKLKTDQAPTEAMKKLDPAYNYDFKKWQRYANSMRLRLAMRLSEADPAKAKAEFEAAVSGDLITDMSQAFQVQEKPGWDPLTGVMSREWNEQMMSTTMENLYNGLGGVKTADQLTDAVYQPYIRPADWAGLQLTDHFPTTSNDPLAGFWFDGLPQTIDPRAYKAFIPGGDFSNPNFCRYPSWNRKAWEQTARPLMKNSTDTAVLLDGKMAWNGSTNGDWGDKGTNNRSYFWPAAYPRMTQQFRSSTSKRIFFAPWEVQFLIAEAAVRGWNVPVSAKAAYEKGIALNFEYWGVSNFLGTYLASSDYNTVGTSVNFDHIAEPPVSHTMNFKNGYTGAAGTVDIKYPVNNLYKNGSAKNDQLTKIITQKYIAQMPWLPLEAWNDQRRLGLPFFENPNVEQALPGLPALSSSNYMTSSVKNFPQRIKYPALVRNTNPKGYDQAVQNLGGAEEITTPLWWAKKQ